The sequence CGGTTTCATATCGGCCGGACGGCAGGCGTTGACTTTTCTTTTCCAGTATGTTGAGTGCCTGCTGCTCCGGGTCGCTGCGCTGTCGCTTAGGTTCGATGCCGATGGATTCTAATTCGAAGTATTTCTTCATCATATTTTCGAGTGTGTCGGGTGACTTCTCCGCTTCCGAGAGATGAGAACAGAACAAAACTGGGTGCTTGTTCGATGAACGGCAGCCGTGCAGTACCCATCCTAACAGTGTCTTCGATGCGACGGGCTGACTCCTCTTGCCGTGCCGTAGTTTACGTGTTATAATGAGCTCCCAGTTGTCTTGTCCGATCAGCAGCTTCGGTGTTGCATTCTCGTACAGCAGGTCGTCTTGCAGGTCGTGCAGATGGTTGCAGCGGGCGATGTCACTTTCGCGGATGGACTGCGTGAACGCGTGGAGTTGGTGCACGGTGCGGGCGTTGTCTAATACGTAATCTTTTTCTTCATGTCGTCCTCGTACTCGTGCCTTCACTCTCTTGCTGTACTCGTGCTCGTTCTCGTGTCCATTCACACCTTGAATTGTGATGGACTCGCGTGGCCCGTCGAGACCCAGCTGTTCTGCAAGCGCCGTTTCTATGATGGTCACCGTGCTTCCCTCGTCGAGCAGCGCGTACGTGTCGCATTTTCCTTTCGGCCCCGTGATGGTGATGGGGGCGATCTTCAGATACGCGCGGCGGCGCGTAGGTTGCTCCGACGTAGCGCTGTTGATGTTTATCGCCGACACGAGGACTTTTTCGTCGTTCTTCGTTTCGGCTTGCGGTTGAGTCGTTTCTTCATTTTTCTTTTCCGCTGTCTTTGTATGATGGAGCATCTTGTGGTGCTTCATGGTGCACCCGTTGAGGCCGCATGGACGAGCGCGGCATGTTGCTCGTTGATGTTTGCTTCGCAGACAGCGGAAGCACACTCGATGTTTCTTCGCTATTTCCCATCGTGTATTTACGTCGCTGTTCGTAAATTGTCGGCACTCGATAAGCTTGTGTTCTCGCTCGCACACCGGGCATCTTGTTTCTCGCTCGCTCGCGTTGCTTGCTGCGTAGGCGCGCTCCGTCCTTTTCCTTGTTATCCTCTCCGTCTCTGTGTCTAACGGAGCGTAACTGGAGCACTTGTCTGCTTCTTTATTCAGGAACTCTGCGAGCTTTTTCAGTAGCGGTGTCTTGTCTCGTTCGTCGGCGGCGAAGTCGTACCACTTATTCTTCATGATCGGTGTGAGCTTCTCGAGCACCTGCCGCAGCATTTCCGGGCTGTGCAGGTATTCTGGTTTTCCTAGTATTTCGACGGTGGCGACGATATTCGCTATTTTGTTTGCGAATATGCAAACATCCCGGGGGTTGTCCGACACTCGTGgtagcgatttaattttttccatTTCACCCAAAACGAGCGCGTCTGGGCGGCCGAACCTTCTCTGCAGGGCTTCGATGATCTTCTCGGGTCCGGTGTGTGATATGAGTAGGGCGGTGACGGCTTCTAGGGCTGCTCCTTTCAGCGCCTTCCTCAATCGTGCGACGTTTTCCCCGTCGGTGAATCCCTCTTCAGTTTCTTCATACGATGCCTTGAACGATAGCCACTCGTTGCTGGAGCCGGTGAACGTCGGTAGTTCACCGCCGTATCTTATTACTTTCCTTTGGCTTCTTGCGACTTCGTTGAAGGCGGTTACAATTGCCGCAACTTCTGGTGACCGCGTGGGCGGGTCTTTCTTCGGTTCCCGTTGCCCGTCGTCCTGTTCCTGGCGGGCCCCCCATCCTCGGTCTTCCTTGTTGTCGGTGTTCTTCGCTATGTAGCGTGGCGGTGAGAGCTCGCGAGTCGGGTTGGCGGCGGGTGGCAGTGGCTGGCTTGAATGCTGTTTCAACCACGACTCGACCCGTCGTTCCGGTTCGTAGTCCTCTTCTTCCTCTTCCGTTGTTGATTCTTCTTCAGCGCGGATTCTTTCTAACCGCGCCTTTTCTAGTTCTGCTGCGGCCTTCGCTTGTTCCAGCTTTAGTTCGGCTAGGCGTTCCTTCGCCTCCAACTCCGCGAGGAGTCTCTTGCGGGAGGCTACGGAGCGCCGCGACCGCACCTCTGATGCCTGGCGGAGCGTCTTCGAGCGGCGTGCTGGCGACCCGACGGCGACGTTCGATGGCGCCGCGAGAGCGGCGTTTGTATTTAAGTTGACGTTGCTTATTGGCGCCGCGAAAGCGGCGGTCGTCGGCGCGTCGGCGTTGTCGGCTGGCGCCGCGAAAGCGGCGTTTGTGTATCCTACGACGGGTGACGGCGCTGGCTGCAACTTGTCGGCGGGCATGGTGCTCGGCGTAGGTGGCGTCGAGCTGCTCTTTTCTTCTGTCCTCGTCGTTCTCGTCGCGGTCGTGCAGGTCTCCGATGTCTCCGTCGTGCCGCTCGTTTCTTCCGATGTGTTCGTTGATGACGTTCCTGTGGCGGTGGCGGTCGTCTCGGATACCGATGGCGTGGCTCCTCTTCCGCTCCGGCTTCTCGTGTTCATTTTTCTTCTGATCCGGTTCGAAGCTGACCAATGTTGGCGGCAGGCCCTCTCAAGTGGACTGTAGTGGCGGGGgggtttgtaaataatacaaacaattatttcttcatacgCAGAGGGCCAGGGTGCCAAGCCGGAGCGGAGTTATTTCCTTAGTTTCTTCTTGTAGCGCGGGAGCAACTGGAATGCCATGACGCAACCGGTTTTGCGTCGATATTTATACTCTACGTGTTATCCCCTCCACTCCGGCTGGCCACGCCCCTTTCCTCAccctttattttcattctctttatttttacacaattttacattttctacGTTTTCATTACATTCATTATTACATTACTAATTAATTCTACATCCATAACATATCCCGCCAACGCCCCGTTTAGACTGCGCGCACGATTTTCccgaaatttacttttatactaCCCCGTCCCCCGCTTCAGGTGTATAAATATACTGCGGGGAACGGTTTGTGCGCGCAGTCGCGGACGTGATGCTGTCGGgaaaagaaacattaaatttacatatcctaatcattacataatcattaaatattaacatctACAATAGTAAATTCAAAGAAAGACAAAACATTATCGTATACTTAAGGCAACACATAAACAAAGacattttcaatattcaataaacaaacataaacatttactatcattaaacaagacataaatattttaaattccaagTAAATAAGTCTTCAGTCATAATCTTTCATGAATTTTCCTATCTAATTATGACTacgtaataacaatttaacaaacatctttacatataaattcgcTATTCTAttcttagttataaaataatccttCAGGCATAAGCCTTCAGGAGCTTACTCTACGTTAATACTAGACAGATTAAATACTTTACTTTCCAAACATATAAAACTTTACATTTAAGAACTCAAATAAGACATACATTTATTCATACTAAAAATAAGCCTTCAGGCGTAAGCCTTCAGGAGTTTATACGTTATCttattctatactaattaaATGAGTTGTGTACTTTACATTTACGTTTCGTCGTGCACACTTCTAATGAAATAGTTTTTTCATTTAGATGTTGGTACatttggcatttttttttttttttttttttttttaaatcacaagGCTGaggtaaaaatataacagtaCAGACTACAGTCGAATTGGGAATCATCAAGgaggattttatttaataacttaattaaagatattatattatgaaacctTATTTgtgttaaactttttttttttttttttaaatcacataaGGCTGAGGTAAAATAACAGTACAGACTACAGTCGAATTGGGAATCATCAAGgaggattttatttaatatcttaattaaagataatataatattatgaaacctTATTTgtgttaaacttttttttttttttttttttttaaatcacataaGGCTGAGGTAAACTACGATACGGTtacggtattttttttttttttttttttttttttttatttaatttctctaaaaatatttgcgattaaaaaaaatgaattaatgttgtcaattattgtgattgagtttgaatttatgattttgatatcatattattattattattcaaagatTATTAACGTAGTCCCTCGATATGCACGATATATTATCTATCCGTCTCCGTCGCGCATCGAGGCCGGGCCGAGCGAAACGCGTGTATAATGTGTGTGTATAAATAGAGGCGATTTAAACGTTGCGGAGCGCACAAGCTTTCGGGCACGCAGCGAGTAAGCAAGTATCTAAACGAGTAGAATCACGCAAGACAGTCGGCGATATGACAGGCCGCGGTAAAGGAGGCAAGGGGCTCGGAAAAGGTGGCGCTAAGCGGCACAGGAAGGTGCTCCGTGACAACATCCAGGGTATCACGAAGCCCGCGATCCGTCGTCTCGCTCGCAGGGGTGGCGTCAAGCGTATATCCGGTTTGATATACGAAGAGACGCGCGGCGTTCTCAAGGTATTCCTCGAGAACGTGATCCGCGACGCCGTCACTTACACCGAGCACGCAAAGAGGAAGACCGTCACCGCAATGGACGTCGTGTACGCGCTGAAACGTCAGGGACGTACCCTCTACGGATTCGGCGgttaattgtttttacatAGTAATTGTGTTACTTCAAAGATCGTCCGTCCGTTCGTACGTACGTCAATTCTTCCATACAATCGATTCGGCCTTTAATACTTCTTGGTACGAATAAAGATGGGCGTACGATCACCACGGCGATGattttgaaacaaacaaattaactACAAAAAGGCCCTTTTCAGGGCCGCAAACGATTCATTAATtccacaatattatataatattgtattatggaTATGTTTCCCCTCGCGCGCAAAACTACAACACTCGCTATCATTTCACTTGTactctctataatattattatgtgtgctaaatttcattgtaatcggttcaacacatacatacatacatacatacatacatacatacatacatacatccatccatccatccatcaaaaactttcgcattaattataatattaagtatagtaGAGCCactttaataggcaacatttgacagttcaacaaaattcaacaacgtaatctagtaacgacgacatagaataacaagATAggtatttcgttttgttagaaatgaccgataaaagtaataattttaagatattttcattttactgataaaccattctaaacataataaataccagaggcgttactctaaaaatcgaaatctgacatctagaatagaatgcattgattacgtcttgtgaataaaaatcatcatcatcataaattaataaattcgattgacaaatgtttcaaatccgtatcgatttattcactttaatcgatgtttttaagcaggttacctctgttcgaagataaaattgatagacgtcaaatgtggcctattaaattggctcgacaataggtacctaattagattcattattatattcttatttaagtacctattattatttactgcgCTTAGGTACATTACGAAGATTTAAGGAATCTACAACGGTACGACAATAATTCATCAAAACATGGATACGTCATTGTCGCTATTGAATTTGTAATTGCATTAagttgatgatgatgatgatgatgatgatgatgatgatgatgatgatgatgatatataagTAACTTAACgattaggtaaataataaactattaattaacTACATTCGTGTTATTATCGATTcgtcatcataatattgttacttCTCCTCTGTCTATTATTTAGGTATTGCTTATTATGCGTTATTATGCGACGATATTAAGttaacacaataataatatattaataaatacgcAATTGTGAATCGTAGTCTCGTTCTCGCGCggcctatataatattttgacaatattAAGACGTGCGGGCGGTGCGGTGTGGTGTGCgtactatgtacctactgGTTAATACTTACCTGtgacaatacatattatgtgacatttatttataatattgtcattTCTTTATTGTGGCACATtcgtattgttattatttttgtatttaaaggACGTTAAACATATTCGACCGATCGCCGAACTGTGTGTGTAGCCGGCCGCGCGGTCGTCGTTTGCGTTATGCTGTTCTACAACAGGTCACATTCATCCCCCTAAAAACCGTcgcaaacatattatatggcGATTACGAATAGTTTCACCTTAACGTCTGTATATCAGTGTATTGAGAGAGCCTTTTTCGAAACGACAATCGGTTTAATTACAGGtgaaatgataattttaaagttgaCACCGCGCACGCGGATAGCCCTTGGCAAAATTTAAACGTCCATCGCGATCGATGCGCTCCTCGAGCGTCGCGCGGGCTTGCACACTACGAGGGCCGATCTCAAAAGGGACGAGAAACATGTGAAACGTATGCTTTTAAACGTTAATTTCACGTAAAATATACGTTCGAACGGAGGCATGTTAGTGAAAAGTTTCAAGCGCGACCGCGAGAAAACGTATCTCGATTGCACGGTTCCCCGTGAGGTAAACCGTCCAGTCGATTCCTACACTAGCGACACCGTACGTCGAATACAGTGAAACCTACTACGTACTACGTATAacagtaattatattatatactaatataatataataattattacatattgtCGACGTGaagttgaattttaattaacaaaaatggCAGACACCGCAGTCGAAACTGAAACTCCGGCGCCAGCGTCGACGCCCGCGAAGAAAGCGCCCAaagcagcagcagcagcagcagcggCGTCGGGAGGAGCCAAGAAAGCGGCCAAAGCGAGATTGGCGCACCCGAAGACGTCGGAAATGGTGAACACTGCGATCAGCGATCTCAAAGAGCGTAGCGGCTCTTCCCTGCAGGCGATCAAGAAGTACATATCGGCCACGTACAAGGTGGACGCGGATAAACTGGCGCCGTTCATTAGGAGATATCTCAAGGGCGCCGTCGAATCCGGCACGCTCGTTCAGACGAAGGGCAAGGGCGCATCTGGCTCGTTCAAACTGGAGTCAAAGTCCTCCGCGGCCAAGAAGAAGACCGCTCCGTCGAGCGGAGCCGCCGGCAAGGGCTCCGGAGCGGCGGCGGCCGTCAAGGTGCGCAAATCTGGCGGCGGTGGCAAGGCGCAAGCGGCCGCCAAAAAGACGGCCGTCAACGCAGGCAGCAGGTCCAAGAAGGCGGCGGCAGCCGCCGCCGCAGCAGCGGCCGCAGACTCTTCGTCCTCGCCGTCCAAGTCGAAAGCGTCAGCGGTGAAAGACAAGAAAGTAGCTGCAGGCAGAAAGAAGCCCGCCGCGGCCGCCAAGA comes from Colias croceus chromosome 23, ilColCroc2.1 and encodes:
- the LOC123702067 gene encoding late histone H1-like → MADTAVETETPAPASTPAKKAPKAAAAAAAASGGAKKAAKARLAHPKTSEMVNTAISDLKERSGSSLQAIKKYISATYKVDADKLAPFIRRYLKGAVESGTLVQTKGKGASGSFKLESKSSAAKKKTAPSSGAAGKGSGAAAAVKVRKSGGGGKAQAAAKKTAVNAGSRSKKAAAAAAAAAAADSSSSPSKSKASAVKDKKVAAGRKKPAAAAKKAPAAGKAAAKPAAAASAAAPKAKRSAKPPTKKPKAPKPKKAATPKSKAATAKKASAASKK